One Alphaproteobacteria bacterium genomic window carries:
- a CDS encoding MFS transporter, translated as MTKRLTFSTFTAWLSLSLFFLYVYVLRVSSGMMFVQLRSEFCMTAGQFGIFGACYFYAYALAQVPMGVLLDRLGIRWVVLFSLILTLMSTIIFAYADTLWLVYGSRALLGLGSAAVLMSCLKYVSDTMPEKYLGTFMGLSLGVGVMGALGAGSNIPDFLELYSWRSVLMMVAYGGIPLFALLMIVIPAKKSPHGGTPTEPFNLRAIISVVWAVITHRHIMLYGFLSIGVYTPLAVLADLWGPAYFTIKFDWTADQAAKAATRMYAGLMLGSIVLPWISRILHDYNRVIQFSTFGIFFLMISILYIPNISAITFAAGLVGIGILCGAEMLCFTGATHYTTGKTSGTTIGIVNTFNMLGGAILSQLIGKILDCSWGGGMIGNIRVYTVADYTTALVVIICAVAGCAVGTFFLQKPGAPGADCVR; from the coding sequence ATGACTAAACGGTTAACTTTTTCTACATTTACAGCCTGGCTCAGCCTAAGTCTTTTTTTTCTGTATGTTTATGTGTTGCGCGTCAGTTCAGGCATGATGTTTGTTCAGCTGCGTTCAGAGTTTTGTATGACAGCAGGACAGTTCGGTATTTTTGGGGCCTGTTATTTTTATGCATACGCTCTTGCGCAGGTTCCTATGGGAGTTCTATTGGATCGCTTAGGTATTCGCTGGGTGGTTCTTTTTTCACTGATTCTGACTCTTATGTCGACGATTATTTTTGCCTATGCCGATACACTCTGGTTGGTTTACGGCAGCCGCGCGTTATTGGGTCTTGGATCGGCAGCCGTGTTGATGTCGTGCCTCAAGTATGTTTCTGATACGATGCCTGAAAAGTACTTGGGAACATTCATGGGGTTGAGTTTAGGTGTTGGGGTCATGGGTGCTTTGGGAGCAGGGAGTAATATTCCGGATTTTTTAGAGCTGTACTCATGGCGTTCTGTGCTTATGATGGTGGCATATGGAGGAATCCCTCTGTTTGCTTTGCTCATGATAGTCATTCCAGCCAAGAAATCCCCACACGGGGGAACCCCAACCGAACCTTTTAATCTGCGGGCGATTATTAGTGTTGTGTGGGCAGTCATTACGCATCGCCACATTATGCTATATGGTTTTTTGTCAATTGGGGTTTACACACCTTTGGCTGTTTTGGCAGATTTGTGGGGCCCTGCTTATTTCACGATCAAGTTCGATTGGACGGCTGATCAAGCAGCTAAAGCAGCGACACGCATGTATGCAGGGCTCATGCTTGGCAGCATCGTTTTACCCTGGATTAGTCGCATACTTCATGACTATAACAGGGTGATTCAGTTTTCTACATTTGGGATTTTCTTTTTGATGATAAGTATCCTGTACATCCCGAATATTTCAGCCATTACTTTTGCTGCAGGACTTGTTGGTATTGGCATACTGTGTGGTGCGGAAATGCTTTGTTTTACAGGAGCCACGCACTATACAACTGGGAAAACTTCAGGAACAACCATTGGGATTGTGAATACGTTTAATATGCTGGGTGGAGCCATATTGAGCCAACTGATAGGAAAAATTCTTGACTGTAGTTGGGGTGGAGGGATGATTGGCAATATACGCGTCTATACAGTCGCGGACTATACAACAGCACTTGTTGTAATCATTTGTGCAGTTGCTGGGTGTGCAGTGGGGACCTTCTTTTTGCAGAAACCCGGGGCCCCTGGAGCTGACTGTGTGAGGTGA
- a CDS encoding MGMT family protein: MTENYFITTNTVPETQSPLHTIYTRDGHIIFAGFGEYSGVIRAFHKQTHRTDSPTPKNCSLSDIKKMLLAAAGTPFQKKVWSAVKNVPRGTVTTYGQLAEAIGKPTAVRAVGTALGCNPISYFIPCHRVVRASHNMSDRTQGYRWGSAIKHDIIRYEGKFINA, translated from the coding sequence ATGACAGAAAACTACTTTATTACAACAAACACAGTGCCAGAAACGCAGTCCCCCCTTCACACTATTTATACTCGCGACGGACATATTATTTTCGCAGGATTTGGCGAGTACAGTGGTGTTATTAGGGCTTTTCATAAACAGACACATAGGACAGATTCGCCCACACCAAAGAACTGTTCCCTCAGTGACATCAAAAAAATGCTCCTTGCGGCTGCTGGAACACCGTTTCAAAAAAAGGTGTGGTCTGCAGTGAAAAATGTACCAAGAGGAACCGTTACAACATATGGACAGCTTGCAGAAGCCATTGGAAAGCCCACAGCCGTACGTGCCGTAGGCACTGCGCTTGGATGCAATCCCATTAGTTATTTCATTCCCTGTCACCGCGTGGTACGCGCATCCCACAATATGTCTGATAGAACACAGGGTTATCGGTGGGGATCAGCCATCAAGCATGATATTATAAGGTATGAAGGTAAATTCATAAATGCTTAA
- a CDS encoding GNAT family N-acetyltransferase — MTYTHRPLILTDRIVLKDLLLDLGYPQTEESLTTIMQTYTNEREYYAYVAMSEGIVCGVIAWHMRRLFVNARLKVSIEGLVVNPRMHRRGVGQYLMGIVEVFARNEGVWVIDLTSGRYRASSGAHAFYQSLGYDNTGMGEKIYLRKIIKQ; from the coding sequence ATGACATACACGCACCGTCCTCTTATTTTAACGGACAGGATCGTTCTAAAAGATCTTCTGTTGGACCTTGGTTATCCTCAAACAGAGGAATCTCTCACAACCATTATGCAAACATACACAAATGAGAGGGAGTATTACGCTTATGTAGCTATGAGTGAAGGCATTGTATGTGGAGTCATTGCATGGCACATGCGCCGGCTATTTGTTAATGCGCGTCTAAAAGTAAGCATTGAGGGTCTTGTTGTTAATCCTCGCATGCATAGGCGTGGTGTCGGTCAGTACCTTATGGGGATTGTAGAAGTTTTTGCCCGGAATGAGGGCGTTTGGGTGATTGATTTGACCTCAGGAAGGTATCGCGCCTCCTCAGGCGCCCATGCATTTTATCAAAGTCTGGGGTATGACAACACGGGCATGGGGGAAAAGATTTATCTCCGTAAGATCATAAAGCAATAG
- the mraZ gene encoding division/cell wall cluster transcriptional repressor MraZ, with protein sequence MALFLSTYVNKLDKKARISVPAQFRATLSAESFQGLILFRSYKHASIEGCTMSRMERMSQSIDSMDLFSDSQEDMASAIFADAHQLPIDSDGRITLPQELIEHAGLDTHVAFVGRGATFQLWHPDVFAHTQANARNRMKIEKPTLKLSDTQKA encoded by the coding sequence ATGGCTCTTTTTCTTTCCACATACGTCAATAAGCTCGACAAAAAAGCGCGTATTTCCGTTCCGGCCCAGTTTCGCGCAACTCTTTCAGCGGAAAGTTTTCAAGGATTAATTCTCTTTCGTTCATACAAGCACGCGTCTATTGAGGGCTGCACCATGTCACGTATGGAGCGCATGAGCCAAAGTATTGATTCCATGGATTTATTCTCAGATTCACAAGAAGACATGGCGTCCGCGATTTTTGCAGACGCCCATCAATTACCAATAGACAGTGATGGGCGCATCACTCTCCCGCAGGAGCTCATCGAGCACGCGGGACTTGATACGCATGTGGCCTTTGTAGGTCGGGGAGCAACGTTTCAACTCTGGCATCCAGATGTCTTTGCGCACACACAAGCCAATGCGCGCAACCGGATGAAAATAGAAAAACCAACGTTAAAGCTATCCGACACGCAAAAGGCCTAA
- a CDS encoding UDP-N-acetylmuramoyl-L-alanyl-D-glutamate--2,6-diaminopimelate ligase — MFLRDLLPSYLLDQLSNHPVITQNPFLTRLSVQAQNVRPGDMYFALPSESGKDTLPYIRQAIRNKACVVIVPPRVIPVDTSPTIIVVDDARAILSYAAAKFYAAKPDHIVAVTGTNGKSSVVNFVNQLWGHTGILGASVGTLGVHINTEKTYRDVGNTTPDIIFTHELLQELKNIGAEHVALEASSHGLSQKRLDNINVRAAAFTNLSQDHLDYHKTFDAYFAAKSLLFTKVLTHQGTAVINMNDPYGQRLVDLCIQQKIAAIITIGNTDHPFVCDFTVLDITPKQDRQDITVQCFGVTYHLTLPLIGEFQIYNALTACALAYSAGMALEDTLSGLEQLQQIPGRLEYTGQTPTGGRVYVDYAHTPDALSHAIAALKKGCGGKLHLVFGCGGNRDSSKRSLMGHIAESMADVVIITDDNPRFESPEAIRTEIQAAAPHAQTIGDRYLAIKTAIQNLQKDDILLITGKGHETYQIYNELTFDFDDRSVVREILGDL; from the coding sequence ATGTTTCTGCGCGATCTTTTACCCAGCTATCTTCTCGATCAGCTTTCCAATCATCCAGTGATCACCCAAAATCCTTTCCTTACAAGACTGAGTGTGCAGGCGCAAAATGTTCGTCCTGGTGATATGTACTTTGCTCTACCCTCGGAGTCTGGCAAAGACACCCTCCCCTACATACGCCAGGCAATTCGCAACAAGGCATGTGTTGTGATTGTCCCTCCTCGTGTAATTCCAGTTGATACATCACCGACGATTATTGTCGTGGATGACGCTCGTGCGATTCTTTCTTATGCTGCTGCCAAATTTTATGCCGCTAAGCCTGATCATATCGTTGCTGTTACTGGAACAAATGGCAAAAGCTCAGTGGTGAATTTTGTAAACCAGCTATGGGGACATACAGGTATTTTGGGAGCATCTGTGGGAACACTTGGGGTGCATATCAACACGGAAAAAACCTACCGAGACGTGGGTAACACAACACCCGATATTATTTTTACTCATGAACTTTTGCAGGAGCTTAAAAATATCGGAGCGGAGCACGTTGCACTAGAGGCCTCTAGCCATGGCCTAAGTCAAAAACGTTTAGACAATATCAATGTTCGTGCCGCAGCATTCACAAATTTATCCCAGGACCATCTTGACTATCACAAAACATTTGATGCCTATTTCGCTGCAAAGTCACTTTTGTTTACTAAAGTTCTCACGCATCAAGGGACCGCTGTGATCAATATGAATGATCCCTATGGCCAACGCTTGGTTGATCTTTGCATCCAACAAAAAATAGCCGCGATTATTACGATTGGAAATACAGACCACCCATTTGTCTGTGACTTTACCGTGTTAGACATTACACCAAAACAAGACAGACAAGACATCACTGTGCAATGTTTTGGTGTGACCTATCACCTTACACTGCCTCTGATTGGGGAGTTCCAGATATACAATGCGCTTACAGCATGTGCCCTTGCATACAGCGCTGGGATGGCCCTTGAGGACACACTCAGTGGTCTCGAGCAATTACAGCAAATTCCAGGACGCCTTGAGTATACAGGACAAACCCCAACGGGAGGCCGGGTATACGTCGATTATGCGCACACCCCTGATGCTCTCAGTCATGCAATCGCTGCCTTGAAGAAGGGGTGTGGGGGGAAACTCCATCTCGTGTTTGGATGTGGCGGAAACCGTGATAGCAGCAAGCGCTCTCTCATGGGTCATATTGCTGAAAGTATGGCTGATGTTGTCATAATCACTGACGATAACCCACGCTTTGAATCACCCGAAGCAATTCGTACAGAAATCCAAGCCGCCGCCCCTCATGCACAAACTATTGGGGATCGTTACCTGGCCATCAAAACAGCTATACAGAATCTTCAGAAGGATGATATTCTTCTGATAACGGGAAAGGGACACGAAACCTACCAAATCTATAACGAACTTACCTTTGACTTTGATGATCGCAGTGTTGTGCGTGAAATTTTAGGAGACCTTTAA
- a CDS encoding penicillin-binding protein 2 yields MKRTHVFGYTPQPVTPSFSQRGINDLHNRVIVILAALTFIMICLMIRVGMFGLGGSDAGGSSSALPYGAVAKKRPDIYDANGELLATTVSTVSLAGRAIAPDEADELAQKLQNIFPKKSLVRLRAALARGPGFVWLARNITPRQHAAILKLGNPKLELVNDTQRFYPHGRLFSHVLGLTNLDNRGISGIEHTLNGSHFHNVSAVRLGLDIRFQQAAYEELTKGIAEFGANAGNVIIMDAKTGLIKAMISLPDYNPHSSKERTPVNMFNRNTSGVYEMGSTLKIFNTAMSLETGAATLSSRYKTGAGLKIGRFRITDFHGKSEWMTVPQVFLKSSNVGSSLMAIDAGIAKQKDFFEKLGFLKALSYELPEKGNPLVPLHWSETSLSTIAYGYGISVTPLHLAKGVATIVNNGKEVTPSFIIASQPHLGQPVISKRVSAQMRALMRLAVTEGTCRKANVDSYVVIGKTGTANKRVGRNYQKNNVDAAFVGAVGSSINDIRYVVVVMLDNPQRLAKTFGFNNAGWNTAPIAARIIAKIAPLAGITPNRQETSSRHTEALMRQVKYIPVGNH; encoded by the coding sequence ATGAAGCGCACACATGTTTTTGGATATACACCTCAACCTGTTACACCCTCATTTTCCCAACGAGGTATTAATGACCTCCACAACCGTGTAATTGTTATTTTAGCTGCACTAACCTTTATCATGATATGTCTCATGATAAGGGTGGGTATGTTTGGCCTAGGTGGGTCTGATGCAGGGGGATCGTCGTCTGCTCTTCCCTACGGCGCGGTTGCAAAAAAAAGACCCGACATTTATGACGCGAATGGAGAGCTGCTTGCCACAACTGTCTCAACAGTGTCTTTGGCAGGTCGTGCTATCGCTCCTGACGAGGCCGACGAGCTTGCACAAAAATTACAAAATATTTTTCCCAAAAAATCCCTTGTGCGCCTAAGGGCAGCACTTGCCCGAGGACCTGGATTTGTATGGCTTGCTCGAAATATTACCCCGCGCCAACATGCGGCTATTTTAAAACTCGGCAATCCCAAGCTTGAGTTAGTGAATGATACACAGCGCTTCTATCCCCATGGTCGTTTGTTTTCGCACGTTCTTGGGTTAACAAACCTTGATAATAGGGGAATATCAGGCATTGAACATACGCTTAATGGCAGTCACTTTCACAATGTCAGTGCGGTGAGATTAGGCCTTGATATTCGCTTTCAGCAAGCGGCCTACGAAGAGCTGACAAAAGGTATTGCTGAATTTGGTGCTAACGCCGGAAACGTAATCATTATGGATGCCAAAACAGGTCTCATTAAAGCCATGATATCGCTCCCTGATTATAACCCCCATAGTTCAAAAGAGCGCACGCCGGTCAATATGTTTAACCGCAATACCTCGGGCGTCTACGAAATGGGATCAACCCTTAAGATTTTCAACACTGCGATGAGCCTAGAAACAGGAGCAGCAACACTTTCAAGTCGTTACAAAACAGGAGCTGGTTTAAAAATAGGACGCTTTCGAATCACCGATTTTCATGGAAAGAGCGAGTGGATGACTGTACCTCAGGTGTTTTTAAAATCCTCAAATGTTGGCTCAAGCTTAATGGCAATCGATGCGGGCATTGCCAAACAAAAAGATTTTTTTGAAAAACTGGGTTTCCTAAAGGCTCTATCGTATGAGCTTCCAGAAAAAGGAAACCCTCTCGTACCCCTCCATTGGTCAGAGACAAGTCTTTCTACTATTGCTTATGGGTATGGTATTTCAGTAACACCCCTGCATCTTGCAAAAGGAGTTGCAACAATTGTTAATAACGGTAAGGAAGTCACACCCTCCTTCATCATAGCTTCTCAACCACACTTAGGGCAGCCTGTTATTTCAAAGCGTGTGTCAGCACAAATGCGTGCATTGATGCGCCTTGCTGTGACAGAAGGCACGTGTAGAAAGGCCAATGTTGACTCCTATGTTGTGATCGGAAAAACAGGAACAGCCAATAAGCGCGTCGGCCGAAACTATCAAAAAAATAATGTGGATGCGGCCTTTGTTGGCGCTGTAGGTTCATCAATTAACGACATACGTTATGTCGTAGTTGTCATGCTGGATAACCCCCAGCGTCTTGCAAAAACATTTGGATTCAACAATGCTGGTTGGAACACAGCTCCCATTGCAGCACGCATTATTGCTAAAATTGCCCCGCTTGCAGGGATTACACCTAACCGTCAGGAAACATCTTCTCGCCATACAGAAGCGCTTATGCGACAAGTAAAATATATTCCTGTGGGGAATCACTGA
- the rsmH gene encoding 16S rRNA (cytosine(1402)-N(4))-methyltransferase RsmH, which produces MTRDTHTPVLIAEVLKVLSPTDGETYVDATFGRGGYTRAILNAANCRVIALDCDEAAVPHATALKASYAQRFDFVRARFGQIHKHLTALPHAGQGVDGIVADFGVSSPQLDEADRGFSFFHEGPLDMRMDRTELHTAAHAVNTYPEEELIRIFRHYGEEPRARAIARAIVADRTETPFTTTKQLASLVARVARYGHKKTHPATRVFQALRIEVNQELDEIDRLLDQSLMSLRANGRLICVSFHSLEDRRVKQFMKMHTQPRTHTNKYKNTVTHNNDLAHYAFDLITHKSITASQDELANNPRARSAKLRAARRLLSSSSQGGVLA; this is translated from the coding sequence ATGACTCGCGACACACACACACCCGTTCTCATTGCTGAAGTTTTGAAAGTCCTTTCCCCCACAGATGGCGAAACATATGTGGATGCCACGTTTGGGCGTGGTGGGTATACACGCGCCATCCTTAACGCTGCAAATTGTCGCGTTATCGCCTTGGATTGTGACGAAGCAGCCGTACCGCACGCGACGGCGCTAAAGGCCTCGTATGCGCAGCGGTTTGATTTTGTTCGCGCACGCTTTGGTCAAATTCACAAACACCTTACTGCACTCCCCCATGCTGGGCAGGGAGTTGATGGGATTGTTGCAGACTTCGGTGTTTCATCTCCTCAACTTGATGAAGCCGATCGTGGGTTTTCCTTTTTCCACGAGGGACCTTTGGACATGCGTATGGACCGTACAGAACTCCATACAGCTGCCCACGCTGTAAATACATATCCAGAAGAAGAGTTGATTCGTATCTTTCGGCACTATGGTGAGGAGCCCCGAGCACGAGCAATAGCAAGGGCCATTGTGGCTGATCGTACAGAAACACCCTTTACCACAACAAAGCAGCTCGCCAGTTTAGTAGCAAGGGTTGCTCGTTATGGTCATAAAAAAACGCACCCAGCTACGCGTGTTTTTCAAGCATTGCGTATTGAAGTCAATCAGGAGCTTGATGAAATAGATCGGCTACTCGATCAAAGTCTGATGTCTCTGAGGGCTAACGGGCGCTTAATATGTGTGAGTTTTCACTCGCTTGAAGACAGGCGCGTAAAGCAATTTATGAAGATGCACACACAGCCGCGCACGCACACGAATAAGTATAAAAACACAGTAACCCACAACAATGATCTCGCTCACTATGCCTTTGATCTCATTACACATAAGAGCATTACCGCATCTCAGGATGAACTTGCTAACAACCCTCGGGCGCGATCAGCAAAATTACGTGCCGCACGGCGCCTATTATCCTCTTCCTCACAGGGGGGGGTATTAGCATGA
- a CDS encoding alternative oxidase, whose protein sequence is MKKSLPTKKQKSSHPRQGFCDSFAYWVVQMLRFCADTFFKKRYGHRAVVLETVAAVPGMVGGMFQHLKSLRRCADDNGWIKILLSEAENERMHLMTFIEIAQPSWFERLLIILVQFFFFTAYFILYIVSERTAHRIVGYLEEEAVISYTQYLHEIDSGQIPNTLAPAIAVAYWGLPKGARLRELVLAVRADEENHRDVNHSFANQLTAKEHS, encoded by the coding sequence ATGAAAAAATCTCTTCCCACAAAGAAACAGAAATCCTCCCACCCGCGCCAGGGCTTCTGCGATTCTTTTGCGTATTGGGTTGTGCAAATGTTGCGTTTTTGTGCAGACACATTTTTTAAAAAACGTTACGGTCATAGGGCTGTTGTTCTTGAAACAGTCGCAGCCGTTCCAGGCATGGTGGGGGGAATGTTTCAACACCTCAAAAGTTTACGACGGTGTGCCGATGACAACGGCTGGATTAAAATCTTACTAAGTGAAGCAGAAAATGAACGCATGCATCTGATGACATTCATTGAGATTGCTCAACCTTCCTGGTTTGAGCGCCTTTTGATCATCCTTGTCCAATTTTTCTTTTTTACAGCATACTTCATCCTGTATATTGTCTCCGAGCGCACAGCACACCGCATTGTTGGCTACCTTGAAGAAGAAGCTGTTATTTCATACACACAGTATCTCCATGAAATAGATAGTGGGCAAATTCCAAACACCCTTGCTCCTGCTATTGCTGTCGCGTACTGGGGATTACCCAAAGGGGCGCGTCTGCGTGAGCTGGTTTTGGCTGTGCGTGCGGATGAAGAAAATCACCGAGATGTAAACCATTCTTTTGCTAATCAGCTGACAGCTAAAGAGCACTCATAG
- a CDS encoding MFS transporter: MKKLVRAVDGTAILVCNYTRCSLIIFVQKKHFFPVLAAWISLNLFFLYMYAIRVSTGAMFAQLRTEFSMTGEQFGLFGSCYLYAYSLAQIPMGILLDRFGVRTISLFSVFLTLLAVFSLANVTSLNLAYVSRSLLGLGSAAVMMSCLKFTSDQLPIHLRGIFMGAGLSVGVVGALSAGMGVPELLKVMSWRVVLNNSLLIGAPIAFLLLTFVPKNLSNQEEKKANTPVFSGVGRHLKGVLTNPSIILYGCMSIGVYTPLATIADLWGTAFLSAKYGWDNALASQTIVQMYVGLILGAVLLPCVNRYINNINAMLRMAILGILILFCVILYIPGLSIGFLVGFLVTIGMLCGAEMMCFNGASQYATPQTSGLIIGIVNTFNMLGSGLLNQTIGKMLDMNWDGTMDNGLRVYSAENYTVALSVLVATSALCFMISFFLKSPSKK; encoded by the coding sequence ATGAAGAAGCTCGTGCGTGCAGTTGACGGCACTGCTATTTTAGTTTGTAATTACACTCGGTGTTCGTTGATAATTTTTGTGCAAAAAAAACACTTTTTTCCAGTATTAGCTGCCTGGATCAGTCTCAATCTTTTTTTTCTTTACATGTACGCTATTCGTGTGAGTACGGGTGCTATGTTTGCTCAACTGCGAACAGAATTTTCCATGACAGGTGAGCAGTTTGGGCTATTTGGATCATGTTATTTATACGCGTACTCCCTTGCCCAAATCCCTATGGGGATTTTATTGGATAGATTTGGGGTGCGTACAATTAGTCTTTTTTCTGTTTTTTTAACGCTTCTGGCGGTCTTTTCTCTGGCAAATGTCACGTCGCTAAATTTGGCCTATGTGAGTCGATCACTTTTGGGATTGGGTTCTGCCGCAGTAATGATGTCATGTTTGAAGTTCACATCAGATCAGTTACCGATACATCTGCGTGGTATTTTTATGGGAGCGGGCTTGAGTGTCGGTGTTGTGGGTGCGTTGAGTGCGGGAATGGGAGTTCCTGAGCTTCTCAAGGTTATGAGCTGGCGTGTGGTGCTTAATAATAGCTTGTTGATAGGTGCTCCGATTGCCTTTCTTTTGCTTACATTTGTTCCTAAAAATCTCTCTAATCAAGAGGAAAAGAAAGCAAATACCCCTGTTTTTTCTGGTGTTGGCCGACATTTGAAAGGTGTACTGACTAATCCGTCAATTATTCTGTATGGATGCATGTCTATTGGCGTATATACACCGTTGGCAACAATTGCTGACTTGTGGGGGACGGCCTTTTTATCGGCAAAATATGGATGGGATAACGCACTTGCTTCGCAAACAATTGTACAAATGTATGTGGGTTTGATCTTGGGTGCTGTTTTGCTTCCCTGTGTGAATCGGTACATTAATAATATTAATGCGATGCTACGGATGGCTATCCTTGGAATATTGATACTATTTTGTGTAATTTTGTATATTCCTGGTTTGAGCATTGGGTTCTTGGTTGGGTTCTTGGTAACAATTGGTATGTTATGCGGTGCAGAAATGATGTGTTTTAATGGTGCTTCCCAGTATGCTACACCCCAAACATCAGGGTTAATCATTGGCATAGTGAACACATTTAATATGCTGGGCAGTGGTCTTTTGAATCAAACTATTGGAAAAATGCTTGACATGAATTGGGATGGAACAATGGACAATGGATTGCGTGTGTACAGTGCTGAAAATTACACAGTTGCTTTATCGGTTTTGGTTGCCACTTCTGCGCTGTGCTTTATGATTTCCTTTTTCTTGAAAAGCCCTTCTAAAAAATAG
- a CDS encoding UDP-N-acetylmuramoyl-tripeptide--D-alanyl-D-alanine ligase, with protein sequence MWTLNNIRCALTPEVIAEGSHTLFSKVVLDSREVTNGDIFICMRGTKSDGHDYISGALNKGASCIILSNKNACENLPLEGVTILAVPDTDAALVAMGTYKRQQSHAKIIAITGSFGKTSTKEWLLHVLSHFGDAYANYKSYNSFPGVPLTLANIPDSCAYAIVEIGMNTPHEIKPLACMVSPDVAIITTIGQAHLELFGTIDAIAIEKADIFAGLVEGGCAIFPSDQTTSSILSDKASSVPDVCIRSFGKVDNAHTRLRTCTPHGDTQAITVSLGKSGESEYSYTLGIPGNHWAYNSLALVTLVDYLGLDMPRALAALGNFRGLFGRGKHVLISLNKGGKIRIIDEAYNGGPESMIAAIETLAYMSCSGPHGRKIAVIGDMYELGNKSIYFHELIAHHLNSAAIDIVHTSGTHARTVHEHVSQSRRGFHDDDSDPSALGTRIAQTVRAGDVLMIKGSRGPTFTQEGRMGQVVAAVMHLGTLVEE encoded by the coding sequence ATGTGGACGTTAAATAACATTCGTTGTGCACTCACACCTGAGGTTATCGCTGAGGGATCGCACACCCTGTTTTCGAAGGTTGTTCTCGATTCACGTGAGGTGACAAATGGTGATATTTTTATTTGTATGCGTGGTACGAAGTCTGATGGTCATGATTATATTTCAGGAGCCCTGAACAAGGGAGCCTCTTGTATCATCCTGTCAAATAAAAACGCGTGTGAGAATCTTCCTCTTGAAGGAGTAACCATTCTTGCTGTTCCCGATACTGATGCTGCTCTTGTGGCAATGGGAACATACAAGCGTCAGCAGTCACATGCTAAAATTATCGCCATAACGGGAAGTTTTGGCAAAACATCGACAAAGGAATGGCTTCTTCATGTGCTGAGTCATTTTGGTGACGCTTATGCGAATTACAAAAGTTATAATTCTTTTCCTGGTGTACCGCTCACATTGGCCAATATTCCGGACTCTTGTGCCTACGCTATTGTTGAGATCGGCATGAACACCCCCCATGAAATTAAACCCTTAGCGTGCATGGTTTCTCCTGATGTTGCTATTATTACAACAATTGGACAGGCTCATCTTGAGCTGTTTGGGACAATTGATGCCATTGCCATAGAGAAAGCCGATATATTTGCAGGTCTTGTTGAGGGGGGCTGTGCAATATTTCCCTCTGATCAAACCACATCTTCTATTCTTTCCGACAAGGCATCTAGTGTTCCTGATGTGTGTATACGATCATTTGGCAAGGTGGATAATGCGCATACACGCCTACGCACCTGCACCCCTCATGGCGACACCCAAGCTATCACCGTTAGCCTTGGAAAATCGGGAGAGTCTGAGTACTCCTATACACTAGGAATTCCCGGCAACCATTGGGCATACAACAGCCTTGCTCTTGTCACCCTCGTTGACTACCTCGGCCTTGATATGCCTCGTGCATTAGCGGCACTTGGAAATTTTCGCGGACTTTTTGGGCGGGGCAAACATGTCCTGATTTCCCTGAACAAAGGTGGGAAAATTCGCATCATTGATGAAGCATACAACGGAGGACCTGAATCAATGATTGCCGCTATTGAAACACTTGCTTATATGTCTTGCTCAGGTCCTCATGGCCGGAAGATTGCTGTTATTGGAGACATGTACGAACTGGGAAATAAAAGTATCTACTTTCATGAGTTAATCGCCCATCACCTTAATAGTGCGGCTATTGATATAGTGCATACCAGTGGGACACATGCACGCACCGTGCACGAGCATGTGAGTCAATCGCGCAGAGGTTTTCACGATGATGACAGCGATCCCTCCGCACTTGGCACACGCATTGCACAAACAGTAAGGGCTGGGGATGTTTTGATGATCAAGGGATCTCGAGGCCCTACATTCACACAAGAGGGTCGTATGGGACAAGTTGTTGCCGCCGTCATGCACCTTGGTACGCTTGTAGAGGAATAA